The Candidatus Nezhaarchaeota archaeon DNA window TTTAGATCGGTTGTAGGAGTGGAAACACCCGTAAAGTTAAATACTGCGCATCGTAAACTCCTCGAAAGCATACCAGGTCTCTCGAAAAACGCATTACTACACATATTGAGGAAAAGACCCTTCCATAGTCTCGATGAGGTTAAAGAACACATACCTAGAGATTTAATAGAAAAGCTGAAGATAGAGGTCTGAAGATCTTTACCTTAAGCTTTCTTAAGCAAATTACATAAATCTCTAAAGCTTTCCTTAAAGAATTATGTGTCCTCGCATGAATTTTCAAGCAGCCCCCTCTCTAGATAAAGGAGTACTTAATGTTAGCTTAAAGGGCCTTTCTATGTAATAACTTCATATAGAACCATTAGTTGATGAAGGGAGGTATGCGAAATATTTAAAGGGTTTTTGACTTTAAAAGCGAATGAATAATGGGTAAAGGGGGCTGAGATGGAAATTGATAAAGGTCTCGTCGAGGATGGAATTGGGAAGACACTTAATACTTGAGCTCTACGGTTGCCCTCCAAAACTTCTTGACGATGAAGTCCTCATAAAGAAAACACTTACCGAAGCTGTCAAGATGGCTAATGGTAACGTATGTGGAGCATTCTTTCACAAATTCAATCCGCAAGGTGTGACAGGTATAGTAGTCATATCTGAATCCCACATATCGATTCACACATGGCCTGAATATGGATATGCAGCTGTTGACGTTTTCACATGCGGTGAACGCATGGATCCATGGAAAGCGTGTGAATACATGATTGAGGTCTTTAAACCATCAAACATCAACGTCCTTGAGATAAAGAGAGGTCTTCTACACCAAAGATAATTGAGATGGTTAAAATGGTTAATTGGAGATGGTTCACTGAATATCAAACGAACTCTACAATAGTAGCACATAAAGTGAAGAGACTTTTGTATAGCGGTAAATCAAAATATCAAGAAATAGACGTTATTGAGACCGAAGATTTTGGCATTTGCCTAGTTTTAGATGGTAAGATACAATCATCCATAGTTGATGAGTTCATATATCATGAATCCTTAGTTCATCCAGCCATGGTTACACATCCTAACCCTGAAAAAGTCCTTGTAATTGGTGGGGGCGAAGGAGGCACGGTAAGAGAGGTTCTTAAGCATAATACTGTCAAGAAAGTTGTGATGGTTGATATAGATGAAGAGGTCGTCCGAGTGTCTAAGGAGTACATACCCCAACTCAGCTCAGGAGCTTTTGATGACAAGAGGTTAGAGCTCGTGATAGATGACGGGCGAGCATATCTAGAAAGGTCACGTGAAGAGTTTGACGTCATATTGATTGATGTAACTGATCCGTTACCAGAAGGACCATCATATCTCCTCTACACCAAGCAGTTCTATGAACTTGTCAAAAAACATCTTAAACCTGATGGAGTGATGACCACTCAGGCCACTTCGATATTTTACAGTAGGAAGTCCTACACCCTGATATATAACACCTTAAAACACGTATTCCCGATAGTTAGAGCTTATAGTGCTTGGATTCCATCCTACGCCTCAGCTTGGGGTTTCGTTCTAGCGTCCTTGAAGTACGACCCCCTCGATCTAAGTGATGAGGAGGTTAAAAGTAGATTAGAAAAGAGAAACGTCTACAACTTAAGGTTCTATCACCCTGAATTCCACAAGCCCTTACTTACATTACCCCTCTATCTAAAGAAAGCACTTGAGGAAGAAAGAGAGATAGCAACAGATGAGAAGCCAACTTTCATGCCCGCGTGAGAGTGTAATCTAACGTGAGTGAGGAGAAGAGAGAACTATACAGAGAAGGGATCGTCGTTGATGTTGAAAGGACAGTAGATGGGTACGCCATAGGCGTGAAGAATGGTTTTGTCATTGAGTACTTCTTTACCGATAAGCCTATCGAAAAGGGCTCTAAAGTTAAAGTATTTTGCATTTACAGCAAAAAGCACCCAAAATCTCACTTCGAAATAATAGTTGAGGGTTGATTTATAACGAGCAATAGATCTGGCTGAGGACAAGCTTTTTGATTTTCATTATAACGAGACTTTAGACTTCTAGGTTGGACTTCTTTTCAGCTACCTCTATGATCCCCTGAAACCATTAAATCAAGCAGGACATTTTCCTCAAGAACTTAAAGCCAGGTCTAATAGTAACGTCTCTGTTTAATGGCGTCTAGTAAAGAAATCTATGTATGATCCAACTTTAAGCCTAAGATAGCCAATGGGTGGTGTGCTTATTAGAGAGTTTGAAGCTGGCGGGCCCGGGGGGATTTGAACCCCCGACCGTCAGCTTAGAAGGCCTGCGGCAACCTCAACAGTTGATGCCGCGCTGTCCGGGCTGCGCCACGGGCCCAATATCTGCTAACTATTAACTAACCTCCTTCCCTTTAAGCTTAAATCCTTCACCTCAGCCAAGTCTCTCCTTAACCTCTTCGATCTTCCTTCTTGCTTCCTCCAAGTCTCTAATCATGCCCTGTGCCATCTCTCTCCTGCCTCCAGCCTTCCCCTTGCCTGCTTGTGCTATCTCAAGAGCTATCTTATTTGCCTCTAGACCCTTATCTAAAGCCTTAGGCCCACATGCTACTACGAGCAATGCCTTATCGTCATGTCTGGATAATAACACTATCGTCACATCACTAGCTTTCTTCAAAACTTTCTCGGCCAGTGTTATCATTTCGTCGTACTTTACCCTCTCTAACTCTACATCTATCACTAATTCTCCTTTTCTCCTTCTATCCAAGATGATTGGCAGCAGTATTTCAGCGATTCTATCTCTCAAGAGCTCCTTTTCTTTTCGTAATTGCTTGATTTCAAGCTTAAGCTTACCTGCAACAGTAGATACCTGTTCAACAGGGCATTCAAGCACTTGCGCTATTTTCTTCAAGCTCTCTTCAAGCTCTCTTGTATACTCCAAAGCCGCTCTCCCAGCCTTGTACTCGAACCTAAGAACTCCATCCTGTATCCTATCCACCTTAACTATCTTAATCAATCCAACCTCGCCTGTACTAGCTACATGCATTCCTCCACAGGCTTGTGCATTCCAACCCTCTACCTCCACAATCCTGACGCTCCTTCCAGGTACGACTCCTCCCTGATAGATTTCGAATCCATACCTTCTCTCCGCTTTCTCTCTTTCAACAAATGAAACTTTAACAGGCAGGTTCTTGAGCACAACATTATTAGCCAACTCCTCTATCATCCTTAACTGCTCGCTAGTTAAGTGCTTGTAATGAGTAACGTCTAAGTGAGCACGATCTGGTAGTTTCTGAGCTCCGGCCTGCCATACGTGACTTCCTAAGACTCTTCGTATTGCTTCAAGTAGAATATGAGTAGCGGTATGATGTCTCATAAGGCCAAGTCTTCTTTCAATGTCCACCTCACCCCTTACCAAAGCTCCTTGAGGTACAGTACCATCAACAACATGCACTACCACATCCCCAATCTTGACGGCGTCGAGGACATTAACTTTAGCGTCCCCAAAAATCAGTAGGCCTCTATCAGCTTCTTGTCCTCCTCCCCTAGGATAGAAGCATGTTTGATCGAGAATCACATAGCCATTGCCGCTTCTCAGCACTCTACCGTGGAAAGAGAACATGTACTGATCCTCGTAATAAAGAAGCCTTGTAGGCGGTAGACCTGATACATCGTACCGCTCTTCCTCCTCCACACGCTTTGCTGATTGATGAAGTTGAGCCACGAGACCGTAGAAGTTATCGGGAACTTGAACGTTAACTCCTAGCTTTTCAGCCTCCTCTCTAACTACTTCTGGTGGCAGACCGTGAGAGTCATAGAGCTGTAGAAGCATGTCTACTGAGATAACCTTATCTCTCAATCCTTTAGCTATCCTGGCAACAAGGCTTCTACCACGATTAATGGTAGTCCTAAACTTCTCCTCCTCTAGTTCCAGTATCTCCGTGATCGTGTCCTTCATCTTATTTAGCCGAGGGAAGTCGTTACCCCAAACCCTTATCTGTTCGTTGACGAGCTTCTTTAAGTAGCCGCTTTCTAGGTGTAAAAGCTCGCATATTCGAAGGGCCCTTCTTATAACCAAGCGAGCAAGATAACCCTCTCCGACGTTTGATGGAACAACGCCATCAGCTAACATGAATGCAAGGCACTTGGCATGGTCAGCCAGTGCAAAGATCCTTTCAAGAGGTGCGATCTCCCTCTCCAGCACTTCTAATGGTATCTTTGTGACCTTTGAAAGTTCTCTTCTAAGCTCATCAACTGTTCTCCCTCTCTCAATCCTCATGAGAGCTGATGCTTTAGAAGCCCTAATCAATAAATCATGGTCAGGAGGTGTTATACCAGTATCTCGACACATTTTATCTATCAGATCTCCGTATATCGCGTGGAAGGCTGTGGGCTTTCCACTTAAGAACCACGCAATCCTCTCGATGCCATAGCCTGTGTCGACTATCCTCATATTCATTGGGATGTACTCTCCTCCCTTGACCTTAAAGCACATGAAGACTAGCGTTGCAAGCTCTAGTCCATCAGCGCAGACCTCAACATCAGGACCTGCGTTTCCTCCCCCAACCCAAAAACCCTCTTTATAGGTTATCGTCCTCTCGTCTACGTCCATGACTTCTGTTAGAAACTCATGACATAATTTGACAGTCTCTTCCTTCCAGTACACCTCTTTATCGGGGTAGTTGAAGGCATGATGTCCCCCCATCTCAAATATGGTTAAGTGCCTGCCAGCTGTTAGACCAACATTATCTATGTCGACTAGCCTGATACATGGTTGAGATATGACCAGCGGGTTTGCAGGTGGAGGTACGATGCCATCAGTGACAAATGGTTGAAATACAGCTATGCTAGCTATAGTCAAGTATATGTCCTCACGCCATCTCGCCACGACGGGATATGGTTCTATGACTTTATGCCCTTGTTTTTCAAAGAAGTCTAAAAACAATTTTCTAGCTTTAGGTACGTCTATTTCGGGTCTCAACGTCCTACCGATGAAGGCGTATTCTTGGCATGGAGCATCGCCACAAGTCTCTCTGTTGTGATCTAGCGTCCAAAAAGCTGAGTTGCAAACCTTACATTTCTTTCTAACGAAACCCTTTTCAGCGAAGAACTTTAGCTTATACTCCTCCTCAGAAATCATCGTTTCCTTCAACCTTCACTTTCGTAATGCTAAAATCTGAAAACAAGCTGATAGGGGTACAGAATTAACCTTAGCCGAAGAGCGAAGCGAGTCCTTCTGCTATTGTTTCTTCAGACACTTCCTCCTTCTTCTTTTCCTCCTTCTTCTCCTCTTTAGCTGGTGCCTCAGGAGCCGTCGTTACAGGTTGAGGTGTGACAGCTGGAGCCATTGCCGGGAGAACTGCTCCCTTAATTGCTTCATCTATATTTACCTCTTTTAGAGCAGCACAAAGCGCTTTAACTCTAACTTCATCTACTTCTATGCCAGCTGCCTTCAAAACAGACTTTATAGCATCCTCAGTTATGTTCTTGCCAGCCTGATGAAGTAGTAGAGCAGCATAAACATACTCCAATCCACGAAACCCCCTTTATGTTGACTTAGTAGCTTTTACTCTGGCCTTTATAAATTTTTACTGTATTTCCAGAATCTTTCCATCTATGATCATCACAAAGCTCTACTCCATCCACTTTCTCTACTTCATAACTCAACTAGCTCTAACCACTACTCATTGAGGGAGCGTCGATTCCTTTACAGTATACAATAAACAATAGACTATTGTTTTAAGCAGCTCTTAATTCTATTTAAATCTTTAAATCTTTACTAAGTTACCCAATGCAACTGCTTGGGCATGAGCCTTAGCGATTATGTAGCTAATGCTCTCACGAGTTGGGTAGCAAGCATTGATAGCTAAGCTCATTGCTTCAATAACCGCCTTGGCTATTATGTAGGGGGCACTCTCTCGTGTAATGAATGTGGTGTTTACTGCTAGTGAGAGAGCGTTAGTGAAGGCCTCTACGATCTTCTTTTTGTACCCCTCAATATCTAGCTTTAAGTCTTTATCTTTATATAGGACACCTTCAGAGTAAGCAACTTTAATATTAAGCCCCATCTCTATTGGTTCAATGCCGAGCTTACCCAATAAGTCGACTATCTCTGCTGGTATGGTTTTTCCAGCCTCGACAACGACCGTGTCTTCAGTCACATAAATTGATCCCTCTTCAATCTTAATAGGTACTTTGAACTTCTTAAACAAGCTTATGGCAGGCCCAGCTGGGATACCAGTGTTACCTGCTGGTATCACTACGTCCTTAATGGCCACATCGCCTGGCCTAGCCTTCGCAGTAACTTTGTTCTTTTCAAGCACACTATATACTTCGAAGGGGTTCAGATCGGATGCAATTATAGCTAATTGTCCGCTTAAAAAGTCCTTTAGCGGGCTTAAGTCTATTCCCTTTAGCTCCTCTATTGCCTTCCTTATAAGGCTGTTTTTAGCGACCTTTATTTGAACGAGCCCTCTCAATTTGCTTCTTAATCGCTGAAACTGTAACGCACGCAATCTACTGATATCCGCAAGAGCTATGGTCCTATAAGTACTCATCAGCTCTATTAACTCATCTATAATCTTTCTCTTCCTATCTCTTGGTTTTAACTCTTTTAAGATAAGCTTAGACATAGCTTCATCACTCCATAGATTTACAGTATCCGGATTGGTGGGCCCATGGTTAGCTTAATGTAGGTGCTCTTGATCCTAGCAGGATGCTTGATCTTCTCTTTTAAGAAGTCAAGGACGGCTTTAATATTTTCTGCGATCTTCTCATCTTCCATGCTTTCAGTGCCTATCTTGCACTGAACTTCAGGATTATTTCTTATCTTTATCCTAATGGAGTTCCTGTACCTATTGATTAAGCTAGCCAGGTCAACGCTAAGGGTTATCGGTGTGGGCATTTTTCCTCTAGGTCCTAAATATGGACCGAGTATTCTGCCAATCATAGGCATCAAATCAGCTTGAGCTAGGAAGAAGTCGTAGGTCTTCGCTATCTTCTTTGCGAACTTTTTATCCGCTTGACACTTCTGCAGATCAGCTTTCCCTAGGACTAAGTCTGCCTTAACATCTTTAGCCTTTAAAGCCAAATCTCCCTCACCAATAACACACACCTTAGCTTCCTTACCCTTCAGGGGATTCGGTAGCAACAATACTTCATTTATCCTATTAGCAGGATCCTTAAGGTTTAGTCCCTCGAAAGCCACGATAAGCTCAAATGTTTGCTCAAAATTCCTCCTCTTTGCCTTCTGCCTTGCTTCTTTGATTGCCTTAACTATTTCACTTAGCTGCACGTTCATCACCACTCATCCCCATACTTCGCAAAGATGTTATCGTATACTCCTGCGTCTATCTCCTTTTGAACTTCTTTTGGATTCTTACCTTCAACGGTTATGCCTAAGCTAAGGCATGTGCCTAGAATCTCTTTAGTAGCTGCTTTTAGAGTTTTTGCCAATAGATTGGGTCTTTTTATAAGGGCTATCTTTATCACTTGTTCTAAACTTAGATTGCCAATCTTCTGCTTTGCAGGTGAAGATGAGCCTTTCTCAGCCTTTAATTCTCTTAGCAATAAAGCAGCCGTCGTTGGTATCCCGACCTTTACTTCGAACTCCTTGGTCTCTGGATCATAAATAACCTCGACTGGCACCCTCATCCCTGCGAACTCTTTAGTAAGCTCATTGATCTTATTTACGACTGCCATGACGTTTAACCCTGTTGGACCAAGTGCTGGTCCTATTGGTGGACCAGCAGTCGCCTTGCCACCTTCTATTATGAACCTTACAGTCTTCCGGGCCACTTAACTCACCCTCTTAGCCTTCTCGACCACCCTCACATAATCACCATGTATCGTTATTGGTAGGGGGTAGCTTGTTTCGTGCAGCTCTAATGTAACCTCCTCTTTGCTCTTATCAACTCTCGTTACTGTTCCTTTAAGCCCCTTTAAAGGCCCTGCTATTATCTCAACCACATCGCCAACATTTATGCCTTCTATCGAAGGTTTAGGTACTAAAAAATTCTCAATCTCACTAAAACTAACCTTTCTCGCCACAATACCCTTTACGTGCTTAATCCCATAGAATGCCTTGTCTATAACGTCAGGCCTATCGGTTTCGACTAATATGTAACCTCTCATCCCCTCTATTATCACCATCGACTTAATGGGTATACCAGCTTGCTTTACCCTCTCCTCAGCTATCAACATAACGTTCCGCTCTTGACCTATAGTCGTTCTCACTAAGTAGAAGCTAGCTTTCTCCTTTGACATGAGATCACCTTTCACCTGAATAGAAATATGAACGCTAAGTAAAGTACTATGAAGCTATAGATGCCTAAAATAGCGAGCCCTAAGCTACAAATCTTCAACATTAAAGTAAACTCTCTTCTATCAGGTCTGCGGGCTATTCTTAGTATCCTTACCACATCTTGAAACGGCTGCACTAATGACTTCCTTAATTCTAATGACTTCAATTCTAATGACTTCCTTATGGGCAACACATAACCCCTTACCTTAAGTTGCTCTCAATAACTAAAACTCTCCAATTATAACTTTTTCCTCAATCCCTTAACATAAACGAAGCTATACTTTTCTTATTTGCAAACCGACTTCGTTGCAAACCTTCATGACCGTAAGCCTTTCACTTGATTTAAGGCCCTTCCAATCTATCAATGCGATACTTGGCTTAACGGTGCTTCTATCTATGGCTAGCTTAAGTTCCTTCTCAGTTACTTCTGGGAAGGCGTACTTAGGGACTATATGCGATATCGCTAAACCCTCTTCTAGTACAATCTTAGTAAATTGAGGAGCGTAATGTGGCCCTCCAAAACCTACGGCTACATCTCCTTCATCGACGTTCTCTAGCATCTCTGCTATGGCATAAGCAATAACTTCGGCAGCCTCACTATTACACCACTCTCTAGGTGTACTACCTAACTCCACGAACATAGCTGGGGTGTGCTCGAGATAGGGACCGTGATGTGTAACCTCAAGACCACAACGCCAGTCAGCAAGTCTTTCCTCTTTGAGTTTGTTAAGCCTTTTAACGATAGTCATTAAATGGAGGGGCATTGCTATGCAGACGCTTCTAGGTCTACCACCATATAGAGTCTCGTTAGTCCAATTCCCAGGAGTATGAGCTAAGAGTGCTGGAATGCCTGATTCTGCAGCGTGACGGGAAGCAAAAATGATCCCTTGAACTCTTAGGAAATCCTCTAGGTTATCGGCGAATATCAGCTCTTGACTTATCGTAACTAAAAGGACATCGTCAAGCACATAAACGTCCTCACCCTGCACCTTCTCCTCGATTCTCTTGAAGTTCATGAGCTTCAATAGC harbors:
- the speD gene encoding adenosylmethionine decarboxylase produces the protein MELGRHLILELYGCPPKLLDDEVLIKKTLTEAVKMANGNVCGAFFHKFNPQGVTGIVVISESHISIHTWPEYGYAAVDVFTCGERMDPWKACEYMIEVFKPSNINVLEIKRGLLHQR
- the speE gene encoding polyamine aminopropyltransferase: MVNWRWFTEYQTNSTIVAHKVKRLLYSGKSKYQEIDVIETEDFGICLVLDGKIQSSIVDEFIYHESLVHPAMVTHPNPEKVLVIGGGEGGTVREVLKHNTVKKVVMVDIDEEVVRVSKEYIPQLSSGAFDDKRLELVIDDGRAYLERSREEFDVILIDVTDPLPEGPSYLLYTKQFYELVKKHLKPDGVMTTQATSIFYSRKSYTLIYNTLKHVFPIVRAYSAWIPSYASAWGFVLASLKYDPLDLSDEEVKSRLEKRNVYNLRFYHPEFHKPLLTLPLYLKKALEEEREIATDEKPTFMPA
- the alaS gene encoding alanine--tRNA ligase is translated as MKETMISEEEYKLKFFAEKGFVRKKCKVCNSAFWTLDHNRETCGDAPCQEYAFIGRTLRPEIDVPKARKLFLDFFEKQGHKVIEPYPVVARWREDIYLTIASIAVFQPFVTDGIVPPPANPLVISQPCIRLVDIDNVGLTAGRHLTIFEMGGHHAFNYPDKEVYWKEETVKLCHEFLTEVMDVDERTITYKEGFWVGGGNAGPDVEVCADGLELATLVFMCFKVKGGEYIPMNMRIVDTGYGIERIAWFLSGKPTAFHAIYGDLIDKMCRDTGITPPDHDLLIRASKASALMRIERGRTVDELRRELSKVTKIPLEVLEREIAPLERIFALADHAKCLAFMLADGVVPSNVGEGYLARLVIRRALRICELLHLESGYLKKLVNEQIRVWGNDFPRLNKMKDTITEILELEEEKFRTTINRGRSLVARIAKGLRDKVISVDMLLQLYDSHGLPPEVVREEAEKLGVNVQVPDNFYGLVAQLHQSAKRVEEEERYDVSGLPPTRLLYYEDQYMFSFHGRVLRSGNGYVILDQTCFYPRGGGQEADRGLLIFGDAKVNVLDAVKIGDVVVHVVDGTVPQGALVRGEVDIERRLGLMRHHTATHILLEAIRRVLGSHVWQAGAQKLPDRAHLDVTHYKHLTSEQLRMIEELANNVVLKNLPVKVSFVEREKAERRYGFEIYQGGVVPGRSVRIVEVEGWNAQACGGMHVASTGEVGLIKIVKVDRIQDGVLRFEYKAGRAALEYTRELEESLKKIAQVLECPVEQVSTVAGKLKLEIKQLRKEKELLRDRIAEILLPIILDRRRKGELVIDVELERVKYDEMITLAEKVLKKASDVTIVLLSRHDDKALLVVACGPKALDKGLEANKIALEIAQAGKGKAGGRREMAQGMIRDLEEARRKIEEVKERLG
- the rpl12p gene encoding 50S ribosomal protein P1 — its product is MEYVYAALLLHQAGKNITEDAIKSVLKAAGIEVDEVRVKALCAALKEVNIDEAIKGAVLPAMAPAVTPQPVTTAPEAPAKEEKKEEKKKEEVSEETIAEGLASLFG
- a CDS encoding 50S ribosomal protein L10 translates to MSKLILKELKPRDRKRKIIDELIELMSTYRTIALADISRLRALQFQRLRSKLRGLVQIKVAKNSLIRKAIEELKGIDLSPLKDFLSGQLAIIASDLNPFEVYSVLEKNKVTAKARPGDVAIKDVVIPAGNTGIPAGPAISLFKKFKVPIKIEEGSIYVTEDTVVVEAGKTIPAEIVDLLGKLGIEPIEMGLNIKVAYSEGVLYKDKDLKLDIEGYKKKIVEAFTNALSLAVNTTFITRESAPYIIAKAVIEAMSLAINACYPTRESISYIIAKAHAQAVALGNLVKI
- a CDS encoding 50S ribosomal protein L1 — its product is MQLSEIVKAIKEARQKAKRRNFEQTFELIVAFEGLNLKDPANRINEVLLLPNPLKGKEAKVCVIGEGDLALKAKDVKADLVLGKADLQKCQADKKFAKKIAKTYDFFLAQADLMPMIGRILGPYLGPRGKMPTPITLSVDLASLINRYRNSIRIKIRNNPEVQCKIGTESMEDEKIAENIKAVLDFLKEKIKHPARIKSTYIKLTMGPPIRIL
- a CDS encoding 50S ribosomal protein L11, which produces MARKTVRFIIEGGKATAGPPIGPALGPTGLNVMAVVNKINELTKEFAGMRVPVEVIYDPETKEFEVKVGIPTTAALLLRELKAEKGSSSPAKQKIGNLSLEQVIKIALIKRPNLLAKTLKAATKEILGTCLSLGITVEGKNPKEVQKEIDAGVYDNIFAKYGDEW
- a CDS encoding transcription elongation factor Spt5, which translates into the protein MSKEKASFYLVRTTIGQERNVMLIAEERVKQAGIPIKSMVIIEGMRGYILVETDRPDVIDKAFYGIKHVKGIVARKVSFSEIENFLVPKPSIEGINVGDVVEIIAGPLKGLKGTVTRVDKSKEEVTLELHETSYPLPITIHGDYVRVVEKAKRVS
- a CDS encoding D-aminoacyl-tRNA deacylase, which codes for MLKGRLAIVCSKIDAASMNIKDKLLKLMNFKRIEEKVQGEDVYVLDDVLLVTISQELIFADNLEDFLRVQGIIFASRHAAESGIPALLAHTPGNWTNETLYGGRPRSVCIAMPLHLMTIVKRLNKLKEERLADWRCGLEVTHHGPYLEHTPAMFVELGSTPREWCNSEAAEVIAYAIAEMLENVDEGDVAVGFGGPHYAPQFTKIVLEEGLAISHIVPKYAFPEVTEKELKLAIDRSTVKPSIALIDWKGLKSSERLTVMKVCNEVGLQIRKV